The following is a genomic window from Microbispora sp. ZYX-F-249.
CGGCTGGTGGCCGAGAGGCTGGACCGCATGGCCAGGGAGACCCGCCAGATCGACGAGGTGCTGGCCGCGGCCGGACGCCTGGCCCATCACTACGACGCCGGCCGCGACTGGCGCAGCGGCCGGTTCACGGTCGAGCCGATGAGCGGTGCGGACGAGCTGTGCGAGAGCGTGATCGGCCTCGCGCTGCAGGCGCCCCCCGCCGAGCTGGTCATGGCCGTGCCGGACCGCCGCACCATGGCCCGGTTCGCCGACGGGTACGGCGGCCAGTGGCTCCAGGCCGCCGCCGACGGCATCCTGCGCCTGCGGATCGTCGTGGCGCTCGACGCCCTGTCCTCACCCGCCGTACGGGAGACGTGCGGGCGTCTGTCCACGGCGGGCGCGAGGCTGCGCGCCCTCGACGCGGTGCCGAGCTGGTTCTTCGCGCTCGGCGACGGCGCCGCGGGGCTGCCCGCCGAGTGGGGCGTCCCGCTGCCCGAGCACTCCTACAACTGCTACCTGGTCCACGCTCCGGTGGCGGTGGGGGCGCTGCGGGCGCTGTTCGAGGAGCTGTGGGCCCGGGCCGCGCCGATCTCCCCGCACAACAACGTGCTGCAGGTGCTGCGGCTGGCCGCCCACGGCCTGTCCGACGACGCCGTGGCCCGCCACCTCGGGGTGTCCGTGCGCACGGTGCGGGCCAGATTCGCCGAGGCGATGTCGGAGCTCGGGGCGCAGTCCCGCTTCCAGGCGGGGGTGGAGGCCGCCCGCCGGGGCTGGCTGTGACGCGGCCGACTGTGACGGGGCCCGCTGTGACGCGGGGCGCGGGGCACGTCAAGGCTGCGACGACGAGGTCTGTGTCGCCAGGTCAGCGTCGCCGAGGATGGGACACCGGAGTCCCGGGCCGCGGCCCGACGAGCAGATGGAGCGCACTTATCCTCGTGGAGGGGGCGGTGGTCATAAGGTGGGATGCGTGCTGGAAGACGTCCCCCGCGACCCGTTCGCGGATGACCCCAACGACCCCGCGGCGGAGCTTGGCACGCCCGACGACGTGGAGCCGCTGACGCTCGCCGAGCGCGACGAGGCGCTGACCGATCTCGCCGACGTGGAGGTCTTCCGTTCCCTGCTCGAACCCCAGGGTGTGCTCGGGCTCGTTCTCGACTGCCCGGAATGCGGCGAGCAGCACTACTTCGACTGGGACCTGCTGCGCGGCAACCTGCGCCAGATGATCGACAACGGCCGGCCGCAGGTCCACGAGCCGGCCTACCAGCCCGATCCGGCCGACTACGTCAGCTGGGAGTACGCCCGGGGCTACGTGGACGGCGTGATCGACACCGAGGAGAGCCGCTGACTGTCCACGTCGGCCACGAGCGCGCCCAGCAACCGGACGGCGGCGTCCGTGCCGCCGACCGGCTCGCGGCGGGCGAGCGCGTCGAGGACGGCGTCCGTCCGCATTACGTCGCCCTCCACGTCGGCATCGCCGTACGACCGCAGGTGGCGCGCCGTACGACGACGTTTCGTGGTCACGCAATCGACTCCAACTCGGCCAGTTGCCGGAGCCTCGCGAGCGCGCGATGCTGCGCGACCCGGACGGCACCCGGTGACATGCCGAGTACATTACCCGTCTCCTCGGCGGACAGGCCCGAGACCACCCGCAGAATGAGGAGCTCGCGCTGGGTGTCCGGAAGCCGGGACAGCAGATCCCTGGCGTGCTGCGCCTCGATGTAGCGCACCACCGTCTCCTCCGGCCCGGGGCCCTCGTCCGGCCCGTCCGGCAGGTCCTGCGTCGGGACGGCCGAGCGGACCGAGCTCCTTAAGGCGTCGGCCACCTTGTGGGAGGCGATCCCGAAGACGAACGACGCGAACGGACGGCCCATGTCGCGGTAGCGCGGCAGTGCCGACAGCACCGCGATGCACACCTCCTGGGCCACGTCGTCGGCGATGTGGTATTGACCGGACACCCTGCCCAGTCGAGCCCTGCAGTACCGGACCACCATCGGGCGCAAATGTCCCAGCAGTGATTCGATCGCGGTGCGATCTCCCTGTACGGCAAGGCTGGTCAGTTCCCTGAGGTCGGACTCATCCGATCTCGTCGCAAGCCTTACCCCAGTTGCGGCGTCGGCGACGCATCCCTCGGTCACGTTAGGCATGATGCCCGTCGCGATCGTTGATGTCGTCATGGTTAACGGCTACGGATTGGTCACATTGACGCGTCGATAACGGTCCGTAATCATTTGACCACTCGCCCGTTGGAACATTCCAACCGTAATGCCCAAAACAACATATATATGCCGGACGGCTTGACAGGGAAAAAGAAGTATGCCGGTCGTTGCCATTGCCCGCGGCCCGGCTTCGGCCGCAGCGGCCCGTCCCGCGCGCGCAACGGGCAGGAGGCGAAAAGCGGAGCGCCCCGCGGTCCGCCCTTACGGGCGGGCGCGGGGCGCGGAGTGCTACGGAGCCTACGGCCGGGAGGGCCGCCCGGCCTCGATCAGTGGCCGTGACCGTGGCCGTGGCCGTGACCGCCGTTGGCGGCCGGAGCCTCCTCCTCGGGCTTGTCCACGACGAGGGCCTCGGTGGTGAGCAGCATGCCGGCGATGGACGCGGCGTTCTGCACGGCCGAGCGGGTCACCTTGACCGGGTCGATGACGCCCTGGCCCACGAGGTCGCCGTACTCACCGGTGGCGGCGTTCAGGCCCTCACCGGCGTTCATCGCGGCGATCTTGGTGGT
Proteins encoded in this region:
- a CDS encoding anti-sigma-D factor RsdA, with translation MTTKRRRTARHLRSYGDADVEGDVMRTDAVLDALARREPVGGTDAAVRLLGALVADVDSQRLSSVSITPST
- a CDS encoding helix-turn-helix transcriptional regulator, yielding MSTTRNADSRTGPLESLGLSPGQAALYTAMLRLHRATLTELAEAVGRPAEDVLDALDGLVRLGAVNRRREEFLARHPAAAIGRLVAERLDRMARETRQIDEVLAAAGRLAHHYDAGRDWRSGRFTVEPMSGADELCESVIGLALQAPPAELVMAVPDRRTMARFADGYGGQWLQAAADGILRLRIVVALDALSSPAVRETCGRLSTAGARLRALDAVPSWFFALGDGAAGLPAEWGVPLPEHSYNCYLVHAPVAVGALRALFEELWARAAPISPHNNVLQVLRLAAHGLSDDAVARHLGVSVRTVRARFAEAMSELGAQSRFQAGVEAARRGWL
- a CDS encoding sigma-70 family RNA polymerase sigma factor; this translates as MPNVTEGCVADAATGVRLATRSDESDLRELTSLAVQGDRTAIESLLGHLRPMVVRYCRARLGRVSGQYHIADDVAQEVCIAVLSALPRYRDMGRPFASFVFGIASHKVADALRSSVRSAVPTQDLPDGPDEGPGPEETVVRYIEAQHARDLLSRLPDTQRELLILRVVSGLSAEETGNVLGMSPGAVRVAQHRALARLRQLAELESIA
- a CDS encoding DUF5319 domain-containing protein — its product is MLEDVPRDPFADDPNDPAAELGTPDDVEPLTLAERDEALTDLADVEVFRSLLEPQGVLGLVLDCPECGEQHYFDWDLLRGNLRQMIDNGRPQVHEPAYQPDPADYVSWEYARGYVDGVIDTEESR